The Toxoplasma gondii ME49 chromosome XII, whole genome shotgun sequence genome includes a region encoding these proteins:
- a CDS encoding thioredoxin domain-containing protein (encoded by transcript TGME49_247350~Signal peptide predicted by SignalP 2.0 HMM (probability 0.659) with cleavage site probability 0.528 at residue 26~Predicted trans-membrane domain (TMHMM2.0):8-31:60-78:97-120:270-293), producing MPQAKTPTAVLSLANVFFSTFIAVSGDVYISDLLFTSLPFPLTTGCCSQLASLASQPPCHRLCAMLGSANGAAIVSSAMKKMQVCRQNRRQRRSATCLAAGVGILALIALSVFAAAAPATPPPAVKELTDATFEHDTQASTGATTGHWFVKFYAPWCGHCKAMANAWEDLAKALSGKINVAKLDATSNSITAKRFKIQGFPTLYYLANGKMYEYRGERSVEKLKAFAEGGWKSVEGETIPSPLTTFDVLKDELISAFLQLQGIVYHAPLPFFLLFFIGMFSGILLMCLCSLCSSKKEQKRSAVASRSVKKKD from the exons ATGCCCCAGGCAAAAACGCCAACGGCTGTCCTCTCTCTAGCAAAtgtgtttttctccactttcatCGCGGTTTCTGGAGATGTGTACATCTCTGACCTTCTGTTCACTTCGCTTCCGTTCCCCCTCACGACTGGGTGTTGTAGCCAGCTCGCTTCGCTCGCTTCGCAGCCACCCTGTCACCGTCTCTGTGCAATGTTGGGATCTGCAAACGGTGCTGCTATCGTCTCGTCCGCAATGAAGAAAATGCAGGTCTGCAGACAAAACAGACGCCAAAGGCGTTCTGCCACTTGTCTTGCGGCTGGTGTGGGTATCCTTGCTCTCATCGCACTTTCCGTcttcgccgcagccgccCCGGCAACGCCCCCACCTGCCGTCAAGGAACTTACTGATGCCACTTTCGAGCATGACACCCAAGCTTCTACGGGGGCTACCACGG GCCACTGGTTTGTCAAGTTCTACGCCCCGTGGTGTGGCCATTGCAAAGCGATGGCCAATGCATGGGAGGACCTGGCTAAAGCGCTGAGCGGAAAAATCAACGTGGCAAAACTCGACGCAACCAGCAACAGCATCACTGCGAAACGCTTCAAGATTCAGGGCTTTCCCACCCTGTACTACCTCGCCAAC GGAAAGATGTACGAGTACCGCGGCGAACGCAGCGTTGAGAAGCTGAAGGCCTTCGCTGAGGGTGGCTGGAAATCTGTTGAAGGCGAG ACGATCCCTTCTCCCCTTACAACTTTCGACGTCCTGAAGGACGAACTGATTTCGGCTTTCCTGCAGCTGCAAGGAATTGTCTACCACGCGCCGCTGCCGTTCTTTCTGTTGTTCTTCATCGGTATGTTCTCTGGTATCCTCTTGATGTGCCTGTGCAGCCTGTGCTCctcgaagaaggagcagaaacgCAGTGCAGTCGCTTCGAGAAgcgtgaagaagaaggactaA
- a CDS encoding PAP2 superfamily protein (encoded by transcript TGME49_247360~Predicted trans-membrane domain (TMHMM2.0):27-50:78-101:120-143:201-224:244-264:278-301) produces MTEQEKVEGAGPLASTDANDNVLGKTQLLIVILQILGALGVGGYCIFASLADPNVVGFFCNDDSIRFPLLPQTVPAFEASLIILLIPLVLIIVVDTVSWVMFGERFGRCVDLGFCRPSGVVALYYQSFGGFAFALLSCYAITLTAKICVGRLRPHFLSVCQPDWSRIACSDANGFLYIDKFECLGTDKAAIKEARVSFPSGHSSTSMCSMLYLIIYLQSRLVWLWRSGVKPSSAAPKQVENTWRILRFICPFLQLLAFGITFFIGLSRIKDKFHHPSDVMAGFAIGAACALFTTFYIAGLGSYQKCGVDEETDEELENAV; encoded by the coding sequence ATGACTGAGCAGGAAAAAGTTGAGGGCGCAGGCCCGCTCGCCTCTACAGATGCAAATGACAATGTTCTTGGGAAAACGCAGCTGCTGATTGTCATTTTGCAGATCCTCGGAGCCTTGGGAGTTGGCGGGTACTGCATCTTCGCCTCGCTTGCCGACCCCAATGTCgtcggcttcttctgcaaCGATGACAGCATTCGTTTTCCGCTGCTCCCGCAGACTGTGCCGGCGTTCGAAGCCTCGCTGATCATCCTTTTAATTCCGCTGGTCTTGATCATTGTCGTGGACACCGTTTCGTGGGTTATGTTCGGGGAGAGGTTTGGCCGCTGTGTCGACCTCGGCTTCTGTAGGCCGAGTGGCGTTGTGGCGCTGTATTACCAGTCGTTCGGCGGCTTCGCCTTTGCTCTGCTGAGCTGCTACGCCATAACTCTCACAGCCAAAATCTGTGTGGGCCGCCTTCGACCCCATTTCCTCAGTGTCTGCCAACCGGACTGGTCGCGAATCGCCTGCAGCGATGCGAACGGCTTCCTTTACATCGACAAGTTTGAGTGCCTTGGGACCGACAAGGCAGCAATCAAGGAAGCCCGCGTGTCTTTCCCCTCCGGCCACTCCAGCACGAGTATGTGCTCGATGTTATACCTCATCATTTACTTGCAGTCCCGTCTTGTGTGGTTGTGGAGATCCGGGGTGAAACCGTCCTCGGCTGCGCCGAAGCAAGTGGAAAACACTTGGCGGATTCTCCGTTTCATTTGCCCTTTTCTCCAGTTGCTTGCCTTCGGCATCACCTTTTTCATCGGCCTGTCCCGGATCAAGGACAAGTTCCACCACCCGAGCGATGTGATGGCGGGGTTCGCGATTGGCGCCGCCTGTGCCTTGTTTACGACCTTTTACATCGCCGGTCTCGGCTCGTATCAAAAATGTGGAGTCGACGAGGAAACTGATGAGGAGCTCGAAAACGCGGTTTAA